TTTCGGCGTCCAGACGCAGTGCGGTGTCCTTGCCCCAGCGATCGATCCATTGCGAACGATAGAGACGTCCGCTGGCGTTCTGGCCCTGACCGCCGTTGCGGCTGGTGCACCCCCAACACGTCTGGTTCGCTTCGAGGACGGTGGCCCGGATGCCGTGTTCGCGTGCGAGGAACAGCGCCGTGGACAGGCCGGTGAAGCCTGCGCCGACGATGACCACGTCGACATCGGCATCGCCTGCGAGCGGTCCGTCGTCTTCCGGCGGCTCGCCTGCGGTGGCCACCCAATAGGTCGGCGCATAGTCCATGCCCAGCCCGGGGGTGGACGAGACTAACGGATCGTAAAGCGGATCGTATGGCGCTGCGGAGCGACGATCCAGCGCGAAGGATTCAATCGTACCCACGTTTGGCTCCTGAAAAGAATGAGCCAATACTGCCAAGAACAATTTCGTGGGATTAGTACCACCGAAGACTTGTGATGGTGCCAGTGCATCGCCGCATGGCTACGGCCTGGACTTCGTCAGGGAAGTCCCTGACTGGCGCCACATTTTTCGTGAACATGGCGCCAGCGTAGTGGACTGATTACGCCAGCACCGCGAGTCCATGTTTTTCGATGACTTGAAGCAGTTTTGCCGCTGCACCGCTCGGCCTCTTCGTGCCCGCTTCCCATTTTTGAACCGTCGACGCACTGGTGTTGAGATATGCCGCGAGAACACCCTGACTTACATGAACGCTCTTGCGAATTTTGATGATCGCGGTCTTTGTGTACTTGGGAACGGTGGGAACGCACAATTCGTCATATTCGCGCATCGTCCGCTTATTGATGCCGCCAGCGACGTGCATGTCTTTCGCAATCTCGTGAATAGCGGTCAGCGCCTCGGACTCATCGACACAGGAGCGATTTCGCACTCTCGCAATGCGTGTTCGGGATGAGGCATCGGTCGTCTTGATGGCGGCCTTCCGGCCAGGCTTGGCCGCGGCTTTGGATACCACAACTGGTTTGGTCATTTTCCGCAAATCTCCACTAAGGCACCTGCCTGCAATATGGTCTCCAATGCCCTTTTTCGGCAATCCCTTGAGGTCTTTGGCCAGCTTCTTGAAGCCCTTCAGCGCTTTCGGTCCGACGTTCTTTTCATCTTGCTTATCAAACAGATATGCGAAGATGATCCATACCTCTTCCTTCTCGACGAGTAGCGCTCGGAAATCTCCATTACGTAGTCGCGCCTTGACGACGCCAGCGTCCAGCGCATTACCGCAAACCCCTTCGCTGGCCCACCTCATCGCCACACGGTACAACTCATCGTTGGATATTTCGGCAGCCCGGGCATCATTTGCAAACCTTCGGGTTTTGAAGACCCGCACTCTCCCCTCACAGCTTTCGCTGACTCCCTTCCTTGCTAAAGGCATATGGCTTTCATGCGTGCATTATGGCCGAAAACTGTAGCACTTAGTGCTATAGACCGTAAGTCGGCACCAAGCTGCGGATACATGAGACGCGTCGCGTATCACGCCTCTCTGGCACCAAACTTTTCTGGCATGTGGCTCTAAACGGCGCGATTTTTGGCCGGGGATACTGAATCTCACAACAGGTCTGCTGGTCCGCGCCGCCCTCAGGCGCGTGAACTTTCGCGGCCGTAACGATCGCAACGGAGAAGGGACATGCTCAGATTGTTGATTGGCCTCGGGTTGCCGTATCTCGGGGTTGTAGGTCTGCTGCCCTGGGCAGCTTCCGTCGAGCGCTACGTGCTCGGCGTGCCGTTTATCTACGGCTGGATCTTCCTGTGGTTCGTACTCACGTCCGTCTGCCTGTGGCTGTGCTGGACGCTCTTCGACCGGCATATCGTCGAGGACCCCGCGTGATGCGATGCGCCACGCGCACGTCCTGCGTCCTTCCTTAGCGACTTCGCCTCAGGCGCGTTTAGCGCGCATTGAATCGGTGCTGCGCTCACCCGAGCCAGCACCCACGGCACCCCGATCCCGCGTACGTGCCGAATTACTTTCCGAATTCCGGAGATTGCGTCGATGGCAACCCTCATCTTTGCCGGCTTCATTCTGTTGTCGGTCTACCTCGCATTGCGAGCGCGCGGCGGACGCGGCCCGCAGAGCGTGCACGACTTCTTTGTCGCATCGCGCCAGTTCGGCGCGTGGCTCGTATTCTTCCTCGCTGCCGGTGAGATCTACAGCATCGGCACGATGGTCGGTTTTCCGGGCGGCATCTATGCCAAAGGGCCGACCTACGGCGTGTGGTTCCTTGGCTACATTCTGCTGGCCTATCCCGTCGGCTACTTTCTCGGCCCGAAAATCTGGGACGCCGGTAAGCGCTATAACGCGATCACGCTGCCTGACTTGTTCAAGGGGCACTTCCAGAATCGCTTTCTCGAACTGGTGGTCGCGATCACGGCTATCGTCTTCCTGTTGCCTTGGGGGCAGTTGCAGTTCACCGGGCTGGTGGCGGCGCTCAAGGGACTCGGGTGGAATTTTCAGCCGCTGTGGCTCATCAGCTTCTCCGCGTTGCTGGCGTTCGTCTACATCGCGATTGCCGGGGTACGGGCGTCTGCCTACATCGCGGTGCTCAAAGACGTGCTGATGGTCGCCGCCATCGTGATCACCGGTGTCGCGGTGGCGTGGGAGTCCGGCGTGACGCCCGTCTTTCAGGCCGCGAGCCAGCACGTGAGCAACGCGATGAGCACGCAACAACTCACGTTCGCGATGACGACCATCGTGTTCCAGTCGCTCGGCATGTACGTGATGCCGTTTGGCGTGCAGAACTTCTTCACCGCGAAGAGTGCGTCCACGATCCGGCGCACGCAGGTCGCCATGCCGCTGTATATGCTGATGTATCCGTTCCTGGTGCTGGCGTCGTACTACGCGATCAGCCAGAACATCCAGCTCGCCTCGCCCAACGAAGCGTTCTTCGCCGCCGTGACACAGTTGCTGCCGTCGTGGCTCGTCGGCCTCGTGGCCGCAGGGGCGGCGCTCTCGGGATTGCTCGTGCTCGCAGGCATCTGCCTTGCGCTCGGCCCCATCGTTACGCGCAACATTCTGTCGGGTATGCCTGAGCATCGTCAGAAGGCCAGCTCGAAGGGGGTGATCGTGCTGTACCTGCTGGGTTCCATCGTGCTGACGCTGTTCACGCCGAACCTCATGCTCACGCTCATCAACATGGCGTATTACGGCGTGACGCAGTTCCTGCCGGGCGTGATCGCGGTGGTGTTCCGCATGCGCGTGCGCGCTACTGCCGTCGCCGCCGGTGTGCTGGCAGGGCAGGGCCTCGCACTCGTGCTTTACTACAAGAATCCGGACCTCGGCGGCGTCAACCTCGGGCTGATTTGCCTGATCGTCAACGTCGTGGTGACGTCGGTGCTCAACCTGCTCCTCGGCGGCCATCGCGCCGCCCGTTCGATGGACGCCGGGGTGGGCACGCTTTCCCCCTACAAGAAGTGAAGATGACAGATAGAGACAGCAGCAGAGACAGCAGCGGAGACAGCAACCAGGACAGCAACACCGCCAGCCGCGACGACATTCGCGTGTACGTCGCCCGCAAGATCGTGACGATGAATCCGGCGCAGCCTGTGGCCACCCACGTTGCGGTGTGCGATGGCCGGATTCTCGCCGTGGGCGGTGCCGACGACATGCGCCGCTGGACGGCTGCTGCGCCCATCGACACGCTGCGCGACAAAGTGCTGATGCCCGGTCTGGTCGAGGGGCATTGCCACCTGATGGAAGGCGCGATGTGGGACGCCGTGTATGTCGGTTACTACGACCGGCGCGGCCCGGACGGTCATCTGTGGGAAGGGTTGAAGACGCCGTCCGACGTATTGGCCCGCCTGCGCGACGCCGAGCAACGCATGACGGACGACCACAAACCGCTGCTCGCGTGGGGTTACGATCCGATCTTCTTCGACGACGCGCCGCTGGTCGCGCGCGATATCGATGCGGTGTCGGCGACGCGTCCCATCGCGATCCTGCATGCCAGCGTCCATTTGATGAACGTGAACACGCCGATGCTAGAACTCGCAGGTATCGATGGCGACGCGGACGTCGAGGGCATCGTCCTCGGTGACGATGGCGAACCGACCGGAGAGTTGCAGGAGTTCGCGGCGATGTTTCCGGTGTATCGCGTCATCGGCGAGGGGCTGTCGATTGCAGCGAGCGAGAGTCCGCGCGCGATTTGGAATTTCGGCCGTGTCGCGCAACTCGCCGGTGTGACCACGGCGACCGATCTCGTCAACGACCTGACGCCGACCGGCAACACAAATCTCCATGAGGCGACGGCCGATGCGAAGTATCCGATTCGCATCGTGCCCGCCTTCGCCCCGCAGCGTTGCCCAGAGGGTGGGCCGCAACGCGTGCTCGATGCGCGCGAACGCAACACGGACAAGTTGCATTACGGACCGGTGAAGTTCATCGTTGACGGCTCGATTCAAGGGTTCACGGCGCGTCTTCGCTGGCCGGGCTATCACAACGGCAAGCCCAACGGATTGTGGCTGATCGCGCCGTCGCAACTGGTCGAAACATTCCTGCCGTTCCACACGGCCGGGCTGCAAATGCACATTCATACGAATGGCGACGAAGCCACGGAAGTGGTGCTCGACGCCATTGAGAAACTGCTCGAAGTGCATCCGCGCGCCGACCATCGTCACACGTTGCAGCACTGCCAGATGGCCGACGTCGCACAACTCACGCGCGCGCAGCGCCTCGGCATGTGCGTGAATTTCTTCGCGAATCACGTCTACTACTGGGGCGACGCGCATTACACGCAGACGATGGGGCCGGATCGCGCGAATCGCATGGATGCGGCCGAGATCGCACGTCGGATGGGCTTGCCGTTTGCACTGCACTCCGACGCGCCAATCACGCAACTCAATCCGCTGTTCACCGCGTGGTGCGCCATCAAACGCGAGACGTCGTCCGGCCGGGTGCTTGGTGAGTCGTTGCGCTTGCCGGTCGACGACGCCTTGCGTGCCGTTACGCTGGGGGCAGCATTCTCGCTGGGGATGGATCATCTGATCGGCAGCGTCGAAGTCGGCAAGTACGCGGACTTTGCGGTGCTGGAAGCCGATCCTTACGAGGTGCCCACCGACGATTTGCGTCAGATGCCTGTGTGGGGCACTGTCCTCGGTGGCGAAATTTTCCGCGCGCCGACATGATGACCGTCCAGACGCCCGACGCGCGAGTCCACGCCGAAGTCGCACGGGAACCGGTGCCGATGATCGTCCTTGGTGGCTATCTCGGTGCTGGAAAAACGACCCTCGTCAACGCGCTGCTGCGCAACGCGGATGGCTTACGCGTAACGGTGCTCGTGAACGACTTCGGCTCGGTCAACGTCGATGCATCGCTCATCCGGGAGCGTAGCGACGACGTGATCGGATTGGAAAACGGTTGCGTGTGCTGCACCATCGGCGGGCGCCTTGTGGAGACGCTCATCGCCATCGGTGAGCGCGCACAGCGCCCCGACCTGCTTGTGATCGAAGCGAGCGGGGTGTCCGATCCCATGCGCATCGCCCAGGTGGGGCTGCTGGACAAAGCGTTTCGATTGCACGGCATTTTGGTCGCGGTTGACGCGTGCGGCGTCGAGGAGACACTCGCCGACCGCTATGTCGGCGACATCGCCCATAAGCAGATCATGGCGGCGAGCACGCTCGTCATGACGAAGACGGATCTCGTGACGCCCGACGCGTTGCAGGCGGCGCGCCAACGGCTGGCCGGACTCGGTGCGACGCAGATCGTCGTGACGGCAGATAACGGCGTGGTGCCACCGGCGATTCTGTTCCCCGACGAAGCGCTGAATTTGCCCGGTTTGCTAAGCCCGAGGCCGCTGCGCGCATCGGGGCACGCGTTGCCGAGTGGTCTGCGAAGCTTCGTCTGGAAAATGGACGGCGCGTTGGACCGCAATCGCCTGCGGGCGGCAATGTTGATGTTCCGGGGTAAGTTGTTGCGAGCGAAAGGATTCGTCGTGTCGCCGACCGGTGGCATCAGCGAGATGCATGTCGTGGGGGCACGCGTGACATTCAGAGCGCGCCCGGAACTGCCTGTGCAGCCGTCGTCGATGGTCTTCATCGGCGTGCTGTCGGATGAGGAAATCTCGAAATTCGAAAGTGCGTTGGAGGCGACTCGTCTCGAATCATCGCCCTGTCTTGCCTAGCAGGGCTCGTCCAAGCACCTGCTGCGGACCTGCGCTTACCGGATCCGTGGCGAAAGACAGATGATACCCCTACGGCGAAAAATGAAAGGTGGCATCGTGCATTCGGACTCAGACTAATTGTTCTCCCACTCCGTCTGCCCGACAGTCATGATTTCGACCTCATCCCTCACTGGCGCCAACTTTCCTGTACAGCGCTACCCGGATTCCAATCTTAGCGAGCGACGGATGGCGTTGCTCGACGACTTCAACCGCCGTCTGGAAGAAGCGGGGTGGCCCGACGACGCCGAGTTTCGGGGCTTCCTGGCGCGGTTCGCGAATCTTGGGCCTATCGACACGCTACGTAATTGCTTTACCTGCGGGCACAAGCAGGACATTCTGATCTGGGCCGGGCAATGTCACGTGTCGTCGTATGGCGCTGGACGGGATTTTCTGGTGCGAGATCAAATGCTGGGTCATGCCATCGATGCCTCCCAAAAGTTGCTGGGCGCACTGCATTCCGATGCCCGGGACCACATGCTGCGGCGCGCGTGGATTGGCCCGCGTTTCCAGATCGTCCTGTCATTTCCCGAACTTGCGCTGAACCTTCCGCTGGGGCGTTCGTGTTTCGGGGCCGAGCCGGGGGCGCTGTCGTACGACGAGGCCAGGGCACTGCTCCTTGGTCGCGACGGGGACACACCATCGCTTCTGGAGCAATTTTCCAATGAGATGGACCATACCCGTACGCCGTATTCCGATATTGACGTCTGGGCGGCATGGTATGCCTGTATCGGGCGCTGCATTGGTGGAAAACCGATCAGAGAATTCAGCGCAGATCCCGCCGAATTGAGAACACTCGGATTGGCCTTGCGAGCGTTGGGAAGCCGGGTATCCGGATGTTCGTACGCCAGCGATCTTCCGCTTTTTCGGATTCTTGGCGACAGCCTGGAGGCATTCGACCACGCACAGGATGGGAAGAACGTCGCATTAGGATGGATCGATATCGCGGGCTACCACTTGCAAGCCGGAGATGAACAACGCGCGAGCAGCGCGTACATGCGTGCCGGGGGAAGGTTCCATCAGATAGCTGAACGATTGATGGCGCAGGGGAAGTCGGCCGAAGGGAACGAATGCCTGGTGCAAGCGCATGACGCTTATGAAAAGGCGGCGGCTCATCGCGCGAATGCGGCGGTGAGCAGCGGCACTTCCGGCTCGACCGTCGCGCAGGCGCACGCAGCCCCGGACGAACCGGTAAATGCTGCGGGAATCCATAGCGATACCCCGTAGACCAGCGTTCAAGATCTCACTTGCCTTCATGAAGGCTTCGCCGCGCCGATGATGGGAATTCGCTGATCGCGAGCGCGGCGAAAACTGAAAGAGAACGTCTCAAGCCCCGGCGCAGACTGGTGGCTCCAAGCCTCTGCGAGACGACGTTCATGCCAGAAATCTATTCCGCCCCGCCGCCAAACTTTCGGGTCCCGAACTATCCGAACCATAGGCTCAGCGAAAGCCGAATCGATCAGTTGACGCGCATCACCGATCTGTTCGTCGACGCAGACCCGCCCACGGACGCGGCAATCGACGCGGTCATGAGTCGCTTTGCACATATGGGACCGGGCGATATGGCGCTTGACTGGCTGGCCAACCAGGACAAGAAAGCGATCTTGTGTCGCGCGGTGCGAAGTCACGTGGCGACGTTCGGCGCGGGCCGCGATTTTCTTGAGCGCCGTGGGCTGCTCCTCCAAGTTGACCAGGATTCTGCAGACCTGATCGGTGCGCTTCCCGCGCGGATCAAAGAGACGATGATCACTCTCGCAAGTCTCGGCGATTGCGGGCAGATCGTCCTCAAGTTCCCGGGCATCGGATTGCGCATTCCCCTCGGACGTACCTTGTTAGGTACCGGAGAG
The Pandoraea oxalativorans genome window above contains:
- a CDS encoding helix-turn-helix domain-containing protein; amino-acid sequence: MHVAGGINKRTMREYDELCVPTVPKYTKTAIIKIRKSVHVSQGVLAAYLNTSASTVQKWEAGTKRPSGAAAKLLQVIEKHGLAVLA
- a CDS encoding DUF3311 domain-containing protein, translating into MLRLLIGLGLPYLGVVGLLPWAASVERYVLGVPFIYGWIFLWFVLTSVCLWLCWTLFDRHIVEDPA
- a CDS encoding sodium:solute symporter family protein, producing MATLIFAGFILLSVYLALRARGGRGPQSVHDFFVASRQFGAWLVFFLAAGEIYSIGTMVGFPGGIYAKGPTYGVWFLGYILLAYPVGYFLGPKIWDAGKRYNAITLPDLFKGHFQNRFLELVVAITAIVFLLPWGQLQFTGLVAALKGLGWNFQPLWLISFSALLAFVYIAIAGVRASAYIAVLKDVLMVAAIVITGVAVAWESGVTPVFQAASQHVSNAMSTQQLTFAMTTIVFQSLGMYVMPFGVQNFFTAKSASTIRRTQVAMPLYMLMYPFLVLASYYAISQNIQLASPNEAFFAAVTQLLPSWLVGLVAAGAALSGLLVLAGICLALGPIVTRNILSGMPEHRQKASSKGVIVLYLLGSIVLTLFTPNLMLTLINMAYYGVTQFLPGVIAVVFRMRVRATAVAAGVLAGQGLALVLYYKNPDLGGVNLGLICLIVNVVVTSVLNLLLGGHRAARSMDAGVGTLSPYKK
- a CDS encoding amidohydrolase, with protein sequence MNPAQPVATHVAVCDGRILAVGGADDMRRWTAAAPIDTLRDKVLMPGLVEGHCHLMEGAMWDAVYVGYYDRRGPDGHLWEGLKTPSDVLARLRDAEQRMTDDHKPLLAWGYDPIFFDDAPLVARDIDAVSATRPIAILHASVHLMNVNTPMLELAGIDGDADVEGIVLGDDGEPTGELQEFAAMFPVYRVIGEGLSIAASESPRAIWNFGRVAQLAGVTTATDLVNDLTPTGNTNLHEATADAKYPIRIVPAFAPQRCPEGGPQRVLDARERNTDKLHYGPVKFIVDGSIQGFTARLRWPGYHNGKPNGLWLIAPSQLVETFLPFHTAGLQMHIHTNGDEATEVVLDAIEKLLEVHPRADHRHTLQHCQMADVAQLTRAQRLGMCVNFFANHVYYWGDAHYTQTMGPDRANRMDAAEIARRMGLPFALHSDAPITQLNPLFTAWCAIKRETSSGRVLGESLRLPVDDALRAVTLGAAFSLGMDHLIGSVEVGKYADFAVLEADPYEVPTDDLRQMPVWGTVLGGEIFRAPT
- a CDS encoding CobW family GTP-binding protein, whose product is MMTVQTPDARVHAEVAREPVPMIVLGGYLGAGKTTLVNALLRNADGLRVTVLVNDFGSVNVDASLIRERSDDVIGLENGCVCCTIGGRLVETLIAIGERAQRPDLLVIEASGVSDPMRIAQVGLLDKAFRLHGILVAVDACGVEETLADRYVGDIAHKQIMAASTLVMTKTDLVTPDALQAARQRLAGLGATQIVVTADNGVVPPAILFPDEALNLPGLLSPRPLRASGHALPSGLRSFVWKMDGALDRNRLRAAMLMFRGKLLRAKGFVVSPTGGISEMHVVGARVTFRARPELPVQPSSMVFIGVLSDEEISKFESALEATRLESSPCLA